From one Nocardioides yefusunii genomic stretch:
- a CDS encoding helix-turn-helix domain-containing protein: protein MSNVKFLTIAEVASMMRVSKMTVYRLVHGGELPAVRVGRSFRVTETAVDEYLRKSYFNVG, encoded by the coding sequence ATGTCAAACGTCAAGTTCCTGACCATTGCCGAGGTCGCCTCGATGATGCGCGTCTCGAAGATGACGGTGTATCGCCTGGTGCACGGTGGAGAGCTGCCTGCCGTCCGTGTGGGACGCTCCTTCCGGGTCACGGAGACTGCGGTCGACGAGTACCTGCGCAAGAGCTACTTCAACGTGGGCTGA
- a CDS encoding acetoin utilization protein AcuC, whose translation MPACTGPSTVVHDAAVAEYDFGPQHPMSPLRVDLTMRLADQLGVLAHDDADPGLKVVTAPMASLELLATVHSESLIEAVQRVSFTGRADLAHGIGTEDNPTFPAMHRASAHVVGATVEAARQVWEGESQHSASIIGGLHHAMPDKVSGFCVYNDVAVAIQWLLDHGAERVAYVDVDAHHGDGVEKIFWDDPRVLTISLHETGQMLFPGTGHPADLGGRDAEGSAVNVALPPGTADAGWLRAFHAVVPDLLKEFDPQILVSQHGCDSHMSDPLTHLMLSVDGQRAAHAAVHQLAHDHAGGKWVATGGGGYSIGSVVPRTWTHLLAEVAGRPIDPETPTPLEWREHVERLLGETGPFLMTDGRTPAYRDWRDGYDPEAWLDRAINATRTAAFPLHGIDPTP comes from the coding sequence ATGCCTGCCTGCACCGGTCCGTCGACCGTCGTCCATGACGCCGCGGTCGCCGAGTACGACTTCGGACCCCAGCACCCGATGTCGCCGCTGCGGGTCGACCTCACGATGCGCCTCGCCGACCAGCTCGGCGTCCTTGCGCACGACGACGCCGACCCTGGCCTCAAGGTCGTCACCGCGCCGATGGCCAGCCTTGAACTCCTCGCCACGGTCCACTCGGAGTCGTTGATCGAGGCGGTCCAGCGGGTCAGCTTCACCGGTCGCGCCGACCTCGCCCACGGCATCGGCACCGAGGACAACCCCACCTTCCCTGCCATGCACCGCGCCTCCGCGCACGTCGTCGGGGCCACCGTCGAAGCCGCGCGTCAGGTCTGGGAGGGCGAGTCGCAGCACTCGGCCAGCATCATCGGCGGCCTCCACCACGCCATGCCCGACAAGGTCAGCGGCTTCTGCGTCTACAACGACGTCGCCGTAGCGATCCAGTGGCTCCTCGACCACGGCGCCGAACGCGTGGCCTACGTCGACGTCGACGCCCACCACGGGGACGGCGTCGAGAAGATCTTCTGGGACGACCCGCGCGTCCTCACGATCTCTCTGCACGAGACCGGTCAGATGCTGTTCCCGGGGACCGGCCACCCCGCCGACCTCGGCGGCCGCGACGCCGAGGGCAGCGCCGTCAACGTCGCGCTCCCGCCCGGGACCGCGGACGCCGGTTGGCTACGGGCCTTCCACGCCGTCGTCCCCGATCTCCTCAAGGAGTTCGACCCGCAGATCCTGGTCAGTCAGCACGGCTGCGACTCGCACATGTCTGACCCGTTGACCCACCTCATGCTCAGCGTCGACGGCCAGCGCGCCGCCCACGCCGCGGTGCACCAGCTCGCCCACGACCACGCAGGTGGCAAGTGGGTCGCCACCGGTGGAGGCGGCTACTCGATCGGCTCCGTCGTCCCGCGGACCTGGACACACCTGTTGGCCGAGGTCGCCGGACGCCCCATCGATCCCGAGACGCCCACGCCGCTCGAGTGGCGCGAGCACGTCGAGCGGCTCCTGGGGGAGACCGGCCCGTTCCTGATGACCGACGGACGCACGCCCGCGTACCGCGACTGGCGCGACGGCTACGACCCCGAGGCGTGGCTCGATCGCGCCATCAATGCGACCCGTACGGCGGCGTTCCCGCTGCACGGCATCGACCCCACGCCCTGA